Proteins found in one Phocoena sinus isolate mPhoSin1 chromosome 19, mPhoSin1.pri, whole genome shotgun sequence genomic segment:
- the ETFB gene encoding electron transfer flavoprotein subunit beta isoform X1, whose amino-acid sequence MAELRALVAVKRVIDFAVKIRVKSDGTGVVTDGVKHSMNPFCEIAVEEAVRLKEKKLVKEVIAVSCGPTQCQQETIRTALAMGADRGIHVEVPAAEVDRLGPLQVARVLAKLAEKEKVDLVLLGKQAIDDDCNQTGQMTAGFLDWPQGTFASQVTMEGDKVKVEREIDGGLETLRLKLPAVVTADLRLNEPRYATLPNIMKAKKKKIEVIKAGDLGVDLTSKLSVISVEDPPQRTAGVKVETTEDLVAKLKEIGRI is encoded by the exons ATACGGGTGAAGTCCGATGGGACGGGTGTGGTCACGGATGGCGTGAAGCACTCCATGAACCCCTTCTGCGAGATCGCCGTGGAGGAGGCCGTACGGCTCAAGGAGAAGAAGCTGGTGAAGGAAGTCATTGCCGTCAGCTGCGGGCCTACCCAGTGCCAG CAGGAGACCATCCGCACCGCTCTGGCCATGGGTGCAGACCGAGGCATCCACGTGGAGGTGCCGGCTGCAGAGGTGGATCGCCTGGGTCCCCTGCAGGTGGCCCGGGTCCTGGCCAAGCTGGCAGAGAAGGAGAAGGTGGACCTGGTGCTGCTGGGCAAGCAG GCCATCGATGACGATTGTAACCAGACAGGGCAGATGACAGCCGGATTTCTGGACTGGCCACAG GGCACATTTGCCTCCCAGGTGACGATGGAAGGGGACAAGGTGAAAGTGGAGCGGGAGATCGATGGGGGCCTGGAGACCCTGCGCCTGAAGCTGCCTGCCGTGGTGACCGCTGACTTGCGGCTCAACGAGCCCCGCTATGCCACGTTGCCCAACATCATG AAAGCCAAGAAGAAGAAGATCGAAGTGATCAAGGCTGGGGACCTGGGCGTGGACCTGACCTCCAAGCTCTCCGTGATTAGCGTGGAAGACCCGCCCCAGCGCACAGCCGGTGTCAAGGTGGAGACCACAGAGGACCTGGTGGCCAAGCTGAAGGAGATTGGGCGCATTTGA
- the ETFB gene encoding electron transfer flavoprotein subunit beta isoform X2, protein MAELRALVAVKRVIDFAVKIRVKSDGTGVVTDGVKHSMNPFCEIAVEEAVRLKEKKLVKEVIAVSCGPTQCQETIRTALAMGADRGIHVEVPAAEVDRLGPLQVARVLAKLAEKEKVDLVLLGKQAIDDDCNQTGQMTAGFLDWPQGTFASQVTMEGDKVKVEREIDGGLETLRLKLPAVVTADLRLNEPRYATLPNIMKAKKKKIEVIKAGDLGVDLTSKLSVISVEDPPQRTAGVKVETTEDLVAKLKEIGRI, encoded by the exons ATACGGGTGAAGTCCGATGGGACGGGTGTGGTCACGGATGGCGTGAAGCACTCCATGAACCCCTTCTGCGAGATCGCCGTGGAGGAGGCCGTACGGCTCAAGGAGAAGAAGCTGGTGAAGGAAGTCATTGCCGTCAGCTGCGGGCCTACCCAGTGCCAG GAGACCATCCGCACCGCTCTGGCCATGGGTGCAGACCGAGGCATCCACGTGGAGGTGCCGGCTGCAGAGGTGGATCGCCTGGGTCCCCTGCAGGTGGCCCGGGTCCTGGCCAAGCTGGCAGAGAAGGAGAAGGTGGACCTGGTGCTGCTGGGCAAGCAG GCCATCGATGACGATTGTAACCAGACAGGGCAGATGACAGCCGGATTTCTGGACTGGCCACAG GGCACATTTGCCTCCCAGGTGACGATGGAAGGGGACAAGGTGAAAGTGGAGCGGGAGATCGATGGGGGCCTGGAGACCCTGCGCCTGAAGCTGCCTGCCGTGGTGACCGCTGACTTGCGGCTCAACGAGCCCCGCTATGCCACGTTGCCCAACATCATG AAAGCCAAGAAGAAGAAGATCGAAGTGATCAAGGCTGGGGACCTGGGCGTGGACCTGACCTCCAAGCTCTCCGTGATTAGCGTGGAAGACCCGCCCCAGCGCACAGCCGGTGTCAAGGTGGAGACCACAGAGGACCTGGTGGCCAAGCTGAAGGAGATTGGGCGCATTTGA
- the ETFB gene encoding electron transfer flavoprotein subunit beta isoform X3, which produces MNPFCEIAVEEAVRLKEKKLVKEVIAVSCGPTQCQQETIRTALAMGADRGIHVEVPAAEVDRLGPLQVARVLAKLAEKEKVDLVLLGKQAIDDDCNQTGQMTAGFLDWPQGTFASQVTMEGDKVKVEREIDGGLETLRLKLPAVVTADLRLNEPRYATLPNIMKAKKKKIEVIKAGDLGVDLTSKLSVISVEDPPQRTAGVKVETTEDLVAKLKEIGRI; this is translated from the exons ATGAACCCCTTCTGCGAGATCGCCGTGGAGGAGGCCGTACGGCTCAAGGAGAAGAAGCTGGTGAAGGAAGTCATTGCCGTCAGCTGCGGGCCTACCCAGTGCCAG CAGGAGACCATCCGCACCGCTCTGGCCATGGGTGCAGACCGAGGCATCCACGTGGAGGTGCCGGCTGCAGAGGTGGATCGCCTGGGTCCCCTGCAGGTGGCCCGGGTCCTGGCCAAGCTGGCAGAGAAGGAGAAGGTGGACCTGGTGCTGCTGGGCAAGCAG GCCATCGATGACGATTGTAACCAGACAGGGCAGATGACAGCCGGATTTCTGGACTGGCCACAG GGCACATTTGCCTCCCAGGTGACGATGGAAGGGGACAAGGTGAAAGTGGAGCGGGAGATCGATGGGGGCCTGGAGACCCTGCGCCTGAAGCTGCCTGCCGTGGTGACCGCTGACTTGCGGCTCAACGAGCCCCGCTATGCCACGTTGCCCAACATCATG AAAGCCAAGAAGAAGAAGATCGAAGTGATCAAGGCTGGGGACCTGGGCGTGGACCTGACCTCCAAGCTCTCCGTGATTAGCGTGGAAGACCCGCCCCAGCGCACAGCCGGTGTCAAGGTGGAGACCACAGAGGACCTGGTGGCCAAGCTGAAGGAGATTGGGCGCATTTGA